Proteins encoded in a region of the Neodiprion virginianus isolate iyNeoVirg1 chromosome 2, iyNeoVirg1.1, whole genome shotgun sequence genome:
- the LOC124299324 gene encoding chitooligosaccharidolytic beta-N-acetylglucosaminidase: MRCLFYWMLVTVSLIEVNARLQKTFYRSFKCQNHKCSRTLRPLAEPPRIGISLEVLEEHSTLAACRLVCDPFAALWPIPTGLTTLGNKYTEIHPSQFKFVTSAIPEEVKSFVDEVTGIFTHNLQSFCNSEYLAKNGTSIAVTLNVNSSDLTLDWLTNESYSLDLRFDDSGSKGEARLTAQTVYGLRHGLETLLQLTAPVIMQGGIRGLVIITSANIKDAPEFVHRGLSLDTSRNFVTVPDILRTIDGLSSCKMNVLHWHVTDSQSFPIEIKRVPAMTQYGAYSQAKIYSTEDVKLILKYGKARGVRVIPELDMPAHSGAGWEWGEEAGLGRLGVCIGSQPWQEFCIQPPCGQLNPTNANLYNVLREIYKDIIDLWGPSEIFHMGGDEVFIPCWNSTKEITDAMLSRGLGQEVDDFLQLWSEFQASLLNVVNEERGKAGGRNVSTILWSSYLTSPEVIEKYLDKNRYVIQTWVESSSPIPRQLLNLGYQIIVSTKNTWYLDHGFWGNTKYHTWRDVYKNRIPKTDKVLGGEVASWGEYVDSGSLDPRLWPRTAAVAERLWSNPIRMSTAKVEPRLHGHRDRLTIRGINSDAMAPEWCAQHDAECQ, translated from the exons ATGAGGTGCTTATTCTATTGGATGTTGGTGACAGTTTCACTGATTGAGGTGAACGCACGGTTGCAGAAAAC CTTCTATCGGTCGTTCAAATGCCAGAATCATAAATGCTCCAGGACTCTGCGTCCGCTTGCGGAACCTCCGCGTATTGGAATATCCTTGGAAGTCCTAGAGGAACATTCAACTTTGGCCGCCTGCCGACTAGTCTGCGATCCTTTTGCTGCCCTATGGCCAATTCCAACAGGCCTTACCACCCTGGGGAATAAA TACACGGAAATCCATCCGTCCCAATTCAAATTCGTGACGTCAGCCATCCCAGAAGAAGTGAAAAGCTTTGTCGACGAGGTGACCGGAATTTTTACGCACAACCTTCAGAGCTTTTGCAACAGTGAATACTTGGCTAAGAATGGCACCTCGATCGCAGTCACTCTCAATGTCAATTCTTCGGACCTCACTCTTGATTGGCTCACCAATGAATCGTACTCCTTGGATTTGCGCTTCGACGATTCAg gCAGCAAAGGCGAGGCCAGACTCACGGCTCAAACTGTATACGGTCTTAGACACGGGTTAGAAACATTGCTACAGCTAACAGCGCCAGTTATAATGCAGGGAGGCATCCGAGGCCTGGTTATCATCACCTCGGCGAACATAAAAGATGCCCCAGAGTTCGTGCACAGAGGACTATCGCTGGATACTTCCCGGAACTTTGTGACGGTTCCGGACATCCTCAGAACTATCGACGGTCTTTCATCCTGTAAAATGAACGTTTTACACTGGCACGTGACCGACTCCCAGAGCTTTCCTATCGAGATAAAACGCGTTCCTGCCATGACGCA ATACGGTGCCTACAGTCAGGCAAAAATCTACTCAACCGAGGACGTGAAGTTGATATTGAAGTACGGGAAGGCGAGAGGCGTCAGGGTGATCCCGGAGCTTGACATGCCAGCACACAGTGGAGCGGGATGGGAATGGGGTGAAGAAGCTGGCCTCGGTCGACTGGGAGTTTGCATAGGCTCACAGCCTTGGCAAGAGTTCTGCATTCAGCCACCCTGTGGCCAACTCAACCCTACAAACGCCAACCTCTACAATGTCCTTCGAGAAATTTATAAGGACATTATAGACCTTTGGGGCCCCAGTGAGATCTTCCACATGGGAGGAGACGAG GTTTTCATACCCTGCTGGAACTCGACGAAAGAAATCACAGACGCGATGTTGAGCCGAGGCTTAGGCCAAGAAGTCGACGATTTTCTGCAGCTTTGGTCCGAATTCCAAGCGTCCTTACTTAACGTCGTCAACGAGGAGAGAGGCAAGGCAGGTGGTAGAAACGTAAGCACGATTCTTTGGTCCTCGTACCTCACCAGTCCAGAAGTGATCGAAAAGTATTTGGACAAGAACCGATATGTTATTCAAACCTGGGTCGAATCTTCGTCTCCGATACCCCGCCAGCTCCTTAATCTTGGATACCAGATCATCGTCAGCACAAAGAACACTTGGTACCTTGACCACGGCTTTTGGGGTAATACCAAATACCACACATGGAGGGACGTATACAAGAATCGTATACCCAAAACG GACAAAGTGTTGGGTGGCGAAGTAGCATCGTGGGGAGAATACGTCGATAGCGGATCTCTGGACCCAAGACTTTGGCCACGCACAGCTGCAGTCGCGGAACGACTTTGGAGTAATCCAATCCGCATGTCGACCGCCAAAGTGGAACCCCGACTTCACGGACATAGGGACCGTCTGACGATCCGAGGTATTAATTCGGATGCCATGGCACCCGAATGGTGCGCGCAGCATGATGCAGAGTGCCAATGA
- the LOC124299334 gene encoding ER membrane protein complex subunit 8/9 homolog: protein MAEVRFSVRAYSKIVLHAAKYPHCAVNGLLLAEQKPRDASRSKELYIVDVVPLFHLCLHVSPMAEVALTMVDQVAAHQGLLIAGYYLANENLFDLSVDKPAHRIADKIAESYASALLVVVDNRKVTLRMEENPLRVSQNVDGKWKPIEKNKINLDKDVLEGVSTMLQGQDYRDLVDFDNHLDNISLDWQNNELNKIIDEAIEAVGLGS from the exons ATGGCAGAGGTTAGATTTTCGGTGCGTGCTTACAGCAAGATAGTTTTACACGCAGCGAAATATCCCCACTGTGCAGTAAACGGTTTGCTACTAGCGGAGCAGAAGCCGAGGGATGCCTCCAGATCGAAAGAACTCTACATCGTCGATGTCGTGCCCCTTTTTCACCTCTGTCTCCATGTATCGCCGATGGCCGAAGTCGCCTTGACTATG GTCGATCAAGTCGCTGCTCATCAAGGTCTGCTAATTGCTGGTTACTATTTGGCTAACGAGAATTTATTCGATTTGAG CGTGGACAAGCCAGCTCACAGAATAGCTGACAAAATAGCGGAGAGCTATGCTTCTGCCTTATTAGTTGTG gTCGACAACAGGAAAGTTACGCTTCGCATGGAAGAAAATCCTTTGAGAGTTTCACAAAATGTAGATGGAAAATGGAAACCTatagagaaaaataa GATAAACTTAGATAAAGATGTTCTAGAAGGAGTTTCGACGATGTTGCAAGGGCAAGATTACCGTGATCTTGTCGACTTCGACAATCATCTCGACAACATATCCCTTGATTGGCAGAACAACGAATTAAACAAAATCATTGACGAAGCAATAGAGGCTGTTGGTTTAGGTTCTTAA